The Arctopsyche grandis isolate Sample6627 chromosome 12, ASM5162203v2, whole genome shotgun sequence genome includes the window tattcgtaaaggcccttctattattatgaCTAGTGGCCGGATagacagcgcgccgtttattgttcaattgttgtaaaaggtttgtccaacctttttttttgtactctagctttgtaaatagagccgagccgccccgattcctggaaaaaagcacggtgtctatccgcagtctaattATGACATTTCTCTGTGtacatcattatattatatagggttgtcaggcgtctCGATTAATTGGGATTGTCcccagttttaagtctcgtgttccggtgtcccgaacaaacctctcgggacgcccaaatgtcccggtttactaccTTTTAAATTCCTAGAGAAttttttaactcagaattaaaaaatatgtaacataaACTATGAATAAAAAGTCGATGACAGATGAAAGAAATAGACTTTCTGTGGATACTGTTGAAAGTATTCTAAAATGCATTGAAAActatgatttaaattgttgccAAATGTATGATTAtctaattacaaacaaaatacTCTTGCAAAAGGCTAAATCTTATGAAAAGTATAAAACAATTTAGATTTTAGAaacctatttattattatttgtatttttttaatttagatttttatgattgcttttgttcctattcgttggtttatattatattgtcaattgtttttaaattcatttttttatgactgcttttgttcctatttaagtaattgatataattaaattatttaatataaattaaaaatgatttgatctgattttattttggggggggggtgtcatgatttgacttgcatgaaatctgacaaccctatgTTATAaggaataatattttcatataattatattaataataagcgTTAAAGGAAATAAGTTTGACAATATTGAACATTACAGATGCAACCTGGCGATGGATTGTGGATACCTGTTTATAGTATTCAACGAGAtccacaatattttaaaaatcccaaTAAATTTAATCCTGAacgattttcaaatgaaaataaagcAGAAATTGATGTAAATCACTATATGCCGTTTGGTATTGGACCCCGCGCATGCATtggtaaattataaatataaacaaaatgattataaaataaatatgtatgtacatgatgagtaaatgaaatttttaaggTTCACGATTCGCTTTGATGACGTTTAAAATTTTCGCCATTCATGTATTGACAAACTTTGAAGTGCTGCAGTGTTCCAAAACTATGaatccaattaaaataaaaccacatCTTTTTAATATGGTTCCTATCGATGGACATTGGGTCAGTTTCAAGAAAAGAAATAATACgctttaatttttgtataatgtattttattaatattttcttttggattaaataaaatttactatgtttaaataataatgaataatattaccaatttattgtaaaataatttttaaaatattaaaaaaattaaaataaatacacagacacacacacacacacacacacacacacacacacacacacacacattttttctagatcatgaaaacgtgatcagtgatcgattctgagttcgaatcagtcaaaatctcgagttcgaattttcgcatgatcacaaaacttcatctattgttactacgtacatagataaagtaaaaatggctTGTATTGTATTTCTACTGattcaaatgcaattttttttaccaccactagtaaatatgtatacctatttGACCACATTAACGCTTATTTTATATCATGATTTGCACTTGTTATAAGGGCGTGTTTTCTACCTTTAGGTAAAAACTCCATAATGTAAGATATTTACAATTATGGGACACTTATAGTCGTACTGCATTGTATAGTTATAATTACGATCGAAAATGTGACTTACCttgaaaataaacacaaattgtCCTAGTACTTATGAATATCTGTATTAcgcaatatgtaattttaattaacaaaaattaaGCACTAATTAAGTTACAAATTCACCAACctagtttaaaaatattaaacaataaaacaaaaacacaccAAACGCCACGCCAAACAACACATAACTACCAAAAAACAAGTAATAAACATGACTAACAAAACAggttatataatttacatatctgcaatgctaaaatatgtacgtagacaCTAGAAAATCGTAATCATCCTATTATCTTACGAAAAGACTAATTACACACGTTTTgcaaatacatattgtattttaaaaaatgtgtattatttttcgtAATTGTAGTATCACAACGCATTGTGTGAAAATGTTGTGAATATACGATATAACATTTACAATTACCATTATGATAGTATATTACGAAACATTTATAAAGTAACCAattttttgtcgattttatgAGCATGAactaataatgaaaacaaaactTAAAAATTGCCAAAACCAATATGCGTCTAAAATGGTTTAAATTCATGTTTGTGTTTTATGACAACTGTCTACTCCTCAACATAATCAAAATGTTACTTGAAAATTTTTGTGTCAACGATATTAAATGTAAGTATCCATTCATTGtaattcataattgattattttatcgagcatttttattttgatacctTAGTTATCTGGCGTTTATTTTCTTATcttcctaaaaaaaaaatatgtgtgataTCACTTGAATTCATGTTAGTAGATTTTGATCTATAGTAGAGTTGGGTTATATAGTTAATTTCTTAGGTCTCCacagttttattaatttcattacaattgGCCTTCTAGACAGAAAAATGTTTTTCAACTTGATAGCAGTGATAATTACGATAATAGTTATTATTTTCACATATGCCTGgcaccgaaatcaatattttaagaAACGTCAGATTAATTACATTACTCCAATTCCGCTTTTTGGAAATATGTTAAATATCCTACTGGGTCGAAAGCATGTAGTAGATATTACATATGAAGCACATCATAAGTTTCCCCAAGACAAGTattcaattacatttttaaaatatatttcactaGTTATCTTTGTTTacgctacattttttttttaggtatgtgggatttttcaattttatgtcacctattataataataaaagacttGGATCTCgccaaaaaaatttatataaaggacTTTGATCATTTCATAGACCATGTGTCAATTACAGATGAAGAAGTGGATTCTTTACTTGggaaaaatttatttagtttGAAAGGTCAAATTCaagtattttctatttaaaataatatcggaAACTATAAATACATTCTTTAGCTGAAATTAGTTCTTGGTTTATAATTGAAGGTGATAAATGGCGTGAAATGAGAAGCACACTAAGTCCAGCTTTCACAAGTTCAAAAATGCGTGGAATGCTACCGTTCATTGTTGATTGTTCTGAAAATTTCGTTAATTACTTGAAAAAACAAACAGATCAGAAAAGTGCCAttggtatatttaaatatgataaattcgataattaaaaaaatcaatatgaacTGTGAAATATTCTCATTTGATTTTAGACAAAGGATATATCGAATTTAATTCTAAAGATTTAACCAGTCGATTTTCAAATGATGTCATTGCAACATGTGCATTTGGTGTAAAAGTTGACTCTTtaaatgatgaaaataataatttctattcATTTTCTAAAAGATTCACGAATATAACACCAACAATGATTATTAAAGTATTTCTGTATTTCCTCAGTCCAATTATAATAAGGGTAATATTTAtgattgtaataatataatattatatattgattttatatacaattaacaatcattatttttcaatgttgCAGGTTTTGAATCTTGAGATAAGTGATAAAAAATCAACGTCATATTTTAGAAATCTTGTAATGTGTAATATAGCAATaagagaaaagaaaaatattgtgAGACATGatatgattaatttattaatgctTGCTAAAAATGGCGCCTTAATCTCAGATACTAATAGTTCGAGCATCGATACTGGATTTGCAACTGTACAAGAAGAACTACATGATTTGAAACTCAAAAAAACGCGTATGAAAAACAGATAACTTTAATTCTACTTATCAATATTAATtggaattttgaataaataaataattaaatttaagaattttgctctttcaatatattataatatatttaatgtataatattacattgtCTTACAGAATGGACAGATGATGACTTGGTAGCTCAAgctcttatttttatatttgctgGCTTTGATACAATATCAACCGCTCTCAGCTTTCTACTTCATGAACTTGCTATGAACCACACTGTCCAGAAAAGACTTATCGAAGAAATTGATGTATTTTTCCACGACAAAAATAAAGATATAGATTATAACGATTTGAACAAATTGAAATACCTAGATATGGTGATTTCAGGTATTTTTCTTACTTCAAAAGACATTTCTAAAAAATTtacttaaatttcataaaagttATATTTTTTCCTAGAAAGCCTAAGACTTTGGCCACCAGCCCCCATATTGGACAGGGTCTGTGTAAAACCATACAATTTACCGTCATCGAACGACTCGATTACCTCAGAACATAAGGTATTTAAATAGAttatttgtattacataaattattgccatttgcaatactaaattttttactaacaattataatttaattcttaAAATACTTTACACTTTTAAAGCTGAAAATAGGAGACGCTATTTGGATATCTGCATTCGATATTCAAAGAGAtccaaaattttttcaaaatcctGAAAAATTTGATCCAGAAAGATTTTCCGACGATAACAAATCTTCCATAGATCCCAGATCTTATATGCCCTTTGGAATTGGACCAAGAGCATGCATAGGTATAAttttacatgtatttttaagtttgtatgcctaaatgtatgtatgttcacacacacacacatactatatatatattgttgtaataattgtatttatttacgaaTTTCAGGATCAAGATTTGCTCTCATGGAACTTAAAATCTTTatgatgtttattttaaaaaattttgaagTTACTTCAACTCCAAAAACCGTTGATCCTATCAAATTAAAGCCACACATGTTCAATCTTATTCCTGAAGGTGGGTTTTGGATTGGGTTTAAGCAACGAAATAAAAGTGAATAGTTTTATGGTGCAAAAcccattatcaaaaatatatattataaatttggttTACTGTTATGACTACAAAATctgaaattttaatgtaataaaggATATTCGTAGTCTAATGCTcggtttaattattattaaaatatattaactgggaaaattacaaaaaaaattatatacacacatacatatataatataattacataaactTAAATGCTTTTAAAGAGGTATGGAACGccatatgctcggcataacgagaagagattggaagcggaatacatgggtgagaagtgtGTCAAAGGTAGTGGATATAGCGGAGAGAGTGACCAAAATAGAGACTAGTAGAAGTGTGTTGGAGacaccttcatccagcaatggatggtgaatggctgtatatgtaaatgattatgatgatgatacaatttatatagcatatacatattcatacatatagtatacatattatgtatactgtatataatatttattggttTGGTCATAAATATGTGGCTTTTATGCGGTTTGGTCATAAATATGCTTGGTTCAGTGTAGTGCGTAACACTGACGTGTACATTGTTATAAAGCGTTAGTATcacgaattttatattataatttgtccTGAAATCATGTATACATACTAAATAATGAACACTCAATTTGTGAATTCTTTAAATGTAATccataaatcataaaaatttaagatacataacatattttacaattgaGTTTTactcaaatatatattaatacttgGATGTCTTTACAGTGTGTAATAGAAagtgcatatatattttacattaacattttcattttattgataatattaatctaagaaaatgtattcaattataatttgaGCCAACACAAAGTatgaatacaaatatgtatgcatgtattatatacatacatatatgctgatAAGTAATTGCCtgataatgataatgataatgattTGTTAGTGTACACGGgttttatatcattatatttttatgcatattatgttatttataCATGCTTTTGTAGGTGGGTAtttcttttcatattaaaatcacGTTTCATTGAATTTCTTTATAAGATTTTATCatatcatttatatttaaaaatattttataaataacactgagcaacaaaaaatcacgtttttgagttaccagagcggagactagccaatctatactaagtttgacccactgaattcgaatatgatattgatttttgttggtgggtgatcgtttacgagatatgagcgtttaaaaaaatccgcgatttttactgttttttggcttttgtggtctttaactcaaaatttaggattgttacgctcaaagtgagtattagaatcaatagtcagatatttttcctattaattgttatatttcattgctttaaaatacttctaataaattgtctagcgaattttaaaagtcaaaaatatattttttttacagatttttttccgtgctatttttcatttatttggcaaattttttatttcaccacgtttataaggattggttttctatctcaatatttttttttatctaaacgtactaactcaagcggtaatttcaatttaaatgctttcgttgtgtatatggttgtagcgcgtaatattttgggtgcaagcgagatggcatgtaatccacctcacagagtacagcggtcggacaaggcattattaaaaattgaaatacgcCACTGGTAAGAACATACTTaaaagtgcggcacggcacGCTTAGATAGACTCTAGCTGTAATGGtcgtgtcttcatgtcattgctAATTCGAACGATCTTAATGTTAAACAAATTTCttctatattttttgaaatatggtAATCGttattatcgatcact containing:
- the LOC143920440 gene encoding cytochrome P450 9e2-like; the encoded protein is MFFYLSSWLTFVVTIILCLIAYSLHLNNFFKNRGINYLKPFPFFGNMFNVTIGKDHLVDRIWDVYNAFSKDRYVGIFNYTQPIVVIKDIELMKKITIKDFEHFVDHIEFTDEVVDPYFGKSMFSLKGDRWKEMRTTLSPAFTSSKMRGMLPFIDECGKKFVKHLNDSLGNEHIEFDIKDLTSRFSIDTIGTCAFGIQVDSLKDKENNFYKSAKAFSQFDTLAIVKFFLYTLCPKLFRLLKIEIGNKDSTSFFHNLLVSNMNTREKEKIVRHDMVHLLTLAKNGSLKTEDEKNEDVGFATIKETNQIDKPKKTSWTDEELTAQALIFIFAGFDTTSTALSFLLHELAMNPEFQKKIHEEIDELMKNNSGKIDYNDLNKLKYLDMAVTETLRLWPPVVALDRLCVKPYNLPIQNEASGVSHQMQPGDGLWIPVYSIQRDPQYFKNPNKFNPERFSNENKAEIDVNHYMPFGIGPRACIGSRFALMTFKIFAIHVLTNFEVLQCSKTMNPIKIKPHLFNMVPIDGHWGFFNFMSPIIIIKDLDLAKKIYIKDFDHFIDHVSITDEEVDSLLGKNLFSLKGDKWREMRSTLSPAFTSSKMRGMLPFIVDCSENFVNYLKKQTDQKSAIDKGYIEFNSKDLTSRFSNDVIATCAFGVKVDSLNDENNNFYSFSKRFTNITPTMIIKVFLYFLSPIIIRVLNLEISDKKSTSYFRNLVMCNIAIREKKNIVRHDMINLLMLAKNGALISDTNSSSIDTGFATVQEELHDLKLKKTQWTDDDLVAQALIFIFAGFDTISTALSFLLHELAMNHTVQKRLIEEIDVFFHDKNKDIDYNDLNKLKYLDMVISESLRLWPPAPILDRVCVKPYNLPSSNDSITSEHKLKIGDAIWISAFDIQRDPKFFQNPEKFDPERFSDDNKSSIDPRSYMPFGIGPRACIGSRFALMELKIFMMFILKNFEVTSTPKTVDPIKLKPHMFNLIPEGGFWIGFKQRNKSE